One Campylobacter sputorum subsp. sputorum DNA segment encodes these proteins:
- a CDS encoding hemolysin family protein, whose translation MLILAGVFILMNAFFVLSEFAIVKVRKTRLEELIKNKNSNAKLAYEITRSLDTYLSATQLGITLSSLALGWIGEPAVSRLIEGPLKEYFGLEGVVVHSASFIIAFTFITLCHVVLGELVPKSIAIAQAEKATLFVAKPLHMFWIVFSPVIKIFDFCSSVILRILGVRRPKENEIAHSEEEIKSIVSESFKGGVIDSMESEIIKNAFDFSDTVAKEIMTPRKDMVCLNKQKSYEENLKAIAEFKYTRYPYIDGSKDVVLGMIHVRDILQKGIIPNNKIDFDSIVRKFLIVPESSSISKILVMMNKERISASLVIDEYGGTAGLLTMEDIIEELVGDINDEHDDKNLNYKKISDEIYEFNGRYEIEDIEELLDIKFDDDLEQLTIGGYVTSLFERLPMVGDKIEDINCMYEITKMEQNSVKTVKVTKKIYEDDEDN comes from the coding sequence ATGTTAATATTAGCTGGAGTATTCATACTTATGAATGCTTTTTTTGTTCTTTCTGAGTTTGCTATAGTAAAAGTTCGTAAAACACGCTTAGAAGAACTTATAAAAAACAAAAACTCAAATGCAAAACTTGCCTATGAAATAACTAGATCTTTAGATACATATTTAAGTGCTACGCAGCTTGGTATTACTCTTAGCTCACTTGCCTTAGGTTGGATTGGTGAACCAGCAGTTTCAAGACTTATAGAAGGACCTCTTAAGGAATATTTTGGATTAGAAGGCGTGGTGGTTCATAGCGCTTCTTTTATTATCGCATTTACATTTATCACACTTTGCCATGTAGTTCTTGGCGAACTTGTTCCAAAATCAATAGCAATAGCACAAGCAGAAAAAGCTACTTTGTTTGTTGCAAAACCTCTACATATGTTTTGGATTGTTTTTTCTCCTGTTATCAAAATTTTTGATTTTTGCTCTAGTGTTATACTTAGAATTCTTGGCGTTAGAAGACCAAAAGAAAATGAAATAGCACATTCTGAAGAAGAGATAAAAAGTATCGTTAGTGAGAGTTTTAAAGGCGGTGTTATAGACTCAATGGAGAGCGAGATTATAAAAAATGCGTTTGATTTTAGTGATACTGTTGCAAAGGAGATAATGACGCCTAGAAAAGATATGGTTTGTTTAAATAAACAGAAAAGCTATGAAGAAAATTTAAAGGCAATAGCTGAGTTTAAATACACTCGCTATCCATATATAGATGGTAGCAAAGATGTAGTTTTGGGAATGATACATGTTAGAGATATTTTGCAAAAAGGCATCATTCCAAACAATAAAATTGACTTTGATTCTATAGTTAGAAAATTTCTTATCGTTCCAGAAAGCTCATCTATATCAAAAATTTTAGTTATGATGAATAAAGAAAGAATTTCGGCATCTTTAGTTATCGATGAGTATGGCGGAACTGCTGGGCTTCTTACAATGGAAGATATTATTGAAGAGTTAGTTGGCGATATAAACGATGAGCATGATGATAAAAATTTAAATTATAAAAAAATTAGCGATGAGATTTATGAATTTAACGGAAGATATGAGATTGAAGATATAGAAGAGTTGCTAGATATTAAGTTTGATGATGATTTAGAACAACTTACGATAGGCGGATATGTAACAAGCTTATTTGAAAGATTGCCTATGGTTGGTGATAAAATAGAAGATATTAATTGTATGTATGAGATAACAAAAATGGAACAAAACAGCGTAAAAACTGTAAAAGTTACTAAAAAAATTTATGAAGATGATGAGGATAATTAA
- a CDS encoding major outer membrane protein, with translation MKLTKLSLAVMIALGAFSVSASAIPLEDAIKDVDVSGYLRYRYTHDDEEHSEDQSTGTHEYKAIVNFKAALDDNFFAVVGLQYLSKDGSGDQHDQNNWNAQSDDNGNNEFRVRQALLGYTIGNTTIMAGRQEVGAFFTDDMIGDGIKILNQDIEGLTLAAIAFDNLDNDDDIGTLDYKTNEHNLYGVAAIGSYDPVAFQLWYASLIDVADLFAAELALNFDLDPVTLGIKAQYAFSSVDGDLENLTNGAADDGQFYAGELTVEVAGFDASAGYIYYEADSKDKVGVISYEDQGSFISPGEELLDYTLISGENQFWFVTAGYTFFDKFRIGGEYIDGKNETNVGDQDQTEWVARADYKYSKNLKFKTWYSQVNYDGRGVDYDDNRFRFEAKYSF, from the coding sequence ATGAAATTAACTAAACTTAGTTTAGCGGTTATGATTGCACTAGGTGCATTTTCTGTATCAGCTTCAGCTATCCCACTAGAAGATGCTATAAAAGATGTTGATGTTAGCGGATATTTAAGATATCGTTATACACATGATGATGAAGAACATTCTGAAGATCAATCAACAGGTACTCATGAATATAAAGCAATCGTAAACTTTAAAGCTGCTTTAGATGATAATTTCTTTGCAGTTGTTGGTTTGCAGTATCTATCTAAAGATGGTTCTGGTGATCAACATGATCAAAATAACTGGAATGCTCAAAGCGATGATAATGGTAATAATGAATTTAGAGTTAGACAAGCATTGTTAGGATATACAATAGGCAATACTACTATCATGGCTGGTCGTCAAGAAGTTGGTGCATTTTTCACTGATGATATGATAGGCGATGGTATCAAAATTCTTAACCAAGACATAGAAGGCTTAACTCTTGCAGCTATTGCATTTGATAACCTAGATAATGATGATGATATTGGAACTTTAGATTATAAAACTAATGAACACAATTTGTATGGTGTAGCAGCGATAGGTTCTTATGATCCTGTTGCATTCCAACTATGGTATGCATCACTTATAGATGTAGCTGATCTTTTTGCAGCTGAGTTAGCACTTAACTTTGATTTAGACCCAGTAACACTTGGTATAAAAGCACAATACGCTTTCTCATCAGTTGACGGTGATTTAGAAAACTTAACAAATGGAGCTGCTGATGACGGTCAATTCTATGCTGGTGAGTTAACTGTAGAAGTAGCTGGCTTTGATGCAAGTGCTGGTTATATATATTATGAAGCAGATTCAAAAGATAAAGTTGGCGTAATCTCTTATGAAGATCAAGGCTCATTTATAAGCCCAGGTGAAGAGCTACTTGATTATACTTTAATTTCTGGTGAAAATCAATTCTGGTTTGTTACAGCTGGATATACATTCTTTGATAAGTTTAGAATTGGTGGAGAGTATATAGATGGTAAAAACGAAACAAATGTAGGCGATCAAGATCAAACTGAATGGGTTGCTAGAGCTGATTACAAGTATAGTAAAAATCTTAAATTTAAAACATGGTACTCACAAGTTAATTACGATGGACGCGGTGTAGATTACGATGATAATAGATTTAGATTTGAGGCTAAATACTCATTTTAA
- a CDS encoding ComEA family DNA-binding protein — MATLVSAISLFALDINKASVEDLEKIKGISKEKAEAIVKYRQEKGGIKNINELKNVKGVGEQSILNIKNNVVDKKASNKHKKIDKKTKKDKKKLAKNPTKFYIKLQKSR, encoded by the coding sequence TTGGCTACTTTGGTTTCGGCTATAAGTTTATTTGCACTTGATATAAACAAAGCAAGTGTGGAGGATTTAGAAAAGATAAAAGGTATAAGCAAAGAAAAAGCAGAAGCTATAGTTAAATATAGACAAGAAAAAGGTGGGATTAAAAACATCAATGAGCTTAAAAATGTAAAAGGCGTTGGAGAACAAAGTATTTTAAATATAAAAAATAATGTTGTTGATAAAAAAGCTTCAAACAAACATAAAAAAATAGATAAAAAAACAAAAAAGGACAAAAAAAAGTTAGCAAAAAATCCGACAAAATTTTACATAAAACTACAAAAAAGTAGATAA
- a CDS encoding NAD(P)H-dependent oxidoreductase, producing MDIKNAIKFRHACKIFDENKKIKAEDFDSIIESARLSPSSLGMEHWDLLLVENKEIREKLKIECWNQAQITTASHLLVVYAKISDLKPGSEYIKDMISRRVDKNREQHEQYITKIEGFIKSNVGLSDDKIFAWSKAQCFLACENMMLMAATLGIDSCPIEGWFSEENLHKILNNNSKDRRIAMLLTFGYRLNQQKPKIRRSKDEILSIV from the coding sequence ATGGATATAAAAAATGCTATAAAATTTAGACATGCTTGTAAAATTTTTGATGAAAATAAAAAGATAAAAGCTGAGGATTTTGATTCTATAATAGAATCAGCAAGACTTAGTCCATCTTCTTTGGGGATGGAACACTGGGATTTATTGCTAGTTGAAAATAAAGAAATCAGGGAAAAATTAAAAATTGAATGCTGGAATCAAGCTCAGATTACAACTGCTTCGCATCTACTGGTAGTTTATGCAAAAATTTCAGATCTCAAACCAGGAAGTGAATATATAAAAGATATGATTTCAAGAAGAGTTGATAAAAACAGAGAACAACACGAACAATATATAACTAAAATTGAAGGTTTTATAAAAAGCAATGTTGGTCTTAGCGATGATAAAATATTTGCTTGGAGCAAAGCCCAGTGTTTTCTTGCGTGTGAAAATATGATGTTAATGGCAGCAACCTTGGGCATAGATAGTTGCCCGATAGAAGGTTGGTTTAGTGAAGAAAATTTACATAAAATTTTAAACAATAACTCAAAAGATAGGCGTATAGCTATGTTGCTTACTTTTGGATATAGACTAAATCAACAAAAACCAAAAATTCGTAGAAGTAAAGATGAAATTTTAAGCATTGTTTAA
- a CDS encoding cysteine permease: MLKITIAPNNFLNGYILNTEFSKIANISSNAYLFWKNIVVGKFENSRVSFLLKESIPQKYISAVQKCTNLDGLVLSSTFCSFTGLPSSHLTKSNGSKIYDMLEISEISGIKFVNLKKFYDDLNLNYNFIIYIEKCKFFSPTPFEKRIKISDTLCLGYY, from the coding sequence ATGTTAAAAATCACAATAGCACCAAATAATTTTCTAAATGGATATATATTAAATACAGAATTTTCAAAGATAGCCAACATATCATCAAATGCTTATCTTTTTTGGAAAAATATAGTGGTAGGAAAATTTGAAAACTCAAGAGTTTCTTTTTTACTAAAAGAGAGTATACCGCAAAAATACATAAGTGCGGTACAAAAATGCACAAATTTAGATGGGCTTGTGCTTTCTAGTACATTTTGTTCTTTTACTGGATTGCCAAGTTCTCATTTAACAAAATCAAATGGATCTAAAATTTATGATATGCTTGAAATATCCGAAATATCTGGAATTAAATTTGTAAATTTAAAAAAATTTTATGATGATTTAAATTTAAACTATAACTTCATAATATACATAGAAAAATGCAAATTTTTCTCACCTACTCCATTTGAAAAGCGTATCAAAATTTCAGATACTTTGTGCTTGGGATACTATTAA
- the pdxS gene encoding pyridoxal 5'-phosphate synthase lyase subunit PdxS, producing the protein MDIYSKLLGGVIMDVTDVQQAKIAQDAGAVAVMALERVPADIRAAGGVSRMSDPKMIEDIMKAVSIPVMAKVRIGHFVEAQVLESLGIDFIDESEVLSPADDANHIDKKIFKTPFVCGARNLGEALRRVSEGAKMIRTKGEAGTGDVVQAVKHLRQIMGEISHVAALSEDELYSAAKEYGASIELIRYVYENKKLPVLNFSAGGVATPADAALMRQLGAEGVFVGSGIFKSGNPAKRANAIVKAVANYNNPDVILEVSKELGEAMVGINEEEIKTIMSLR; encoded by the coding sequence ATGGATATTTATAGTAAGCTTCTTGGTGGAGTTATAATGGATGTTACAGATGTACAGCAAGCAAAAATAGCACAAGATGCTGGTGCTGTTGCTGTTATGGCACTTGAAAGAGTTCCTGCTGATATAAGAGCAGCTGGCGGTGTATCTAGGATGAGTGATCCAAAAATGATAGAAGATATCATGAAAGCTGTAAGCATTCCAGTGATGGCAAAAGTTAGGATAGGTCATTTTGTAGAAGCTCAAGTTTTAGAGAGTTTGGGTATAGATTTTATAGATGAGTCTGAGGTTTTAAGTCCCGCTGATGATGCTAATCATATAGATAAAAAAATATTTAAAACACCTTTTGTTTGTGGTGCTAGAAATTTAGGCGAAGCATTAAGGCGTGTTAGTGAAGGTGCTAAAATGATACGAACAAAAGGTGAAGCTGGAACAGGTGATGTTGTCCAAGCTGTTAAACACTTAAGACAAATAATGGGCGAAATATCGCATGTAGCTGCCTTGAGTGAGGATGAATTATATAGTGCTGCAAAAGAGTATGGTGCTAGTATAGAGCTTATTAGATATGTTTATGAAAATAAAAAACTTCCAGTTTTAAATTTTTCAGCAGGCGGTGTTGCAACTCCAGCAGATGCTGCACTTATGAGACAACTTGGGGCAGAGGGCGTATTTGTAGGAAGCGGTATATTTAAATCAGGTAATCCTGCAAAAAGGGCAAATGCTATAGTTAAAGCTGTGGCGAATTATAATAATCCAGACGTTATACTGGAAGTTTCTAAGGAACTTGGTGAAGCTATGGTTGGCATAAACGAGGAAGAAATTAAGACTATTATGTCTTTAAGATAA